atggggggtggtgggaggttgtggtgttgtgtgtagtaggtggcggtggaggaggtagggaccattgtttttatctttcaaacattaatattttccattttttctaggtttcacaacgggccctggatgaaccactcgacatagacctcatggtggcatccattgaagcacggggcccgttgtgggacagccgtgacccccggcacgcggaccagggcatattgcgcagtttgtggatagaggtggcacaattgctgtgggatggcttcgacagcacttcaccaaaggccaaaactagtttccgtaagtattaacaaaatgctgctgtgacccatcatgccaggattacacaaccgtctgtgatgtcttctattgggattgcacacggttgcgtaatcgttttcaatatattatctaaaaccttttttattttttatctttatacacagttaaacaattgaggaccagatggcgctccatgaaggaccgcttccggaggggtctgaaaaaggagggacagactcgtagtggtgctgccgcttcaaggacctcggtgtataagtacaaccgtatactgcagttcttgcgaccggtccttgaaagcagagagtaagtatagtacctatgcacacacctagtttttacaacattcatattcacatactacattacagccacgtagcttattgcccagccatttattttggcaagtaccaagtatagaaaggaagaaaaaaaggaaagctcaacgaggcgtgaaaagttaaAAACAcagacttttatcctcttcaatcataagcagaggatgaaacatcagcacaatacaatagacactatctacgcgtttcaggtgacagggaacatcagacctgaaacgcgtagatagtgtttttattgtattgtgcagatgtttcatcctctgctgctgattgaagtgaataaagtattttgtttttactttttacgcctcgttgacctagaattttttattcatttctggtcttctcacacttgacacagcggctcccttctgggattactacaatggtgagcttgacttactagcaatttcactgaaatcagaagtatacagaacacagaaaaatagtagattggccatgcccagccaatatttaatagtgtagtagtatagtggctatccaggtaTATCCCcgatttttttaaacacaaaaaagtaaaatataatagatacggcatacattccactgcaaagcaggttatgttcccatggttgctcagctcgcaggacctgtgatgacgtctcggtcacatgaccgtgacgtcatggcagttccaacgtaagcataattgtctggcgttgcaaaccacaaccatgggtgactatttttaaataaataaatgcattctttttttaatattgatgcggcatatgcagtgtcaatattaaaaataggttaatattaacggcggcaatggataccgccggtaaagttaattaatgacgcatgtgaaatgtgatatttagtatactaatggtttccttatgttttcacagaacacacagcagcacccgcgagactgtccgaccctctggagcggtcctttgtgaagcgccatctgaacattcgcagccatcccacagcgagagcaggtctgcaccaccacaatctggcgaaccggcagccggtccatcagatgttcccctggctgaggcctctggcgttccttccttcgggtcttcccgacagcgtcagcgggcctcggacagggcgcccatgcccgaatttttacatctgagtaccgtatttcagaatggtttcaaggcgctgtgcgataaaatgtgcaatatcgaacggcgtcttgaaaacatcgaaacggatctctcgaggccggccaaacatttttttaatgccattcacaacggcatggttgaacatcttactccggaactccagatttcggtcatgcaggcctgcaacaacgcatatgtcactgctctgcagcaggctcgggtcatgcagtcagcgacaaatatgcccgcagtaccatcgctggctgccatgactccgactcctgctgcagagcaccaccacagagctccgcgtgccgagggccaccgccaccgccaccacagaacagagccccaaagttcagagcctgacaggccttcaaggggacacagacgggatgccgacccacacccagagggagagaggaggaaaaagaagaagaagacaacgacgacgacaagcaatacgaccttggctatggctgctcccacaactaccaccagaacacagcctgggtcgacccggagcacaccaagtacccaggctgggtctacacggagcacacccagtacccagcctgggtcaacaaggagtacaccatctacacagcctgggtcgacccggagccggagtagccagccaaggacactggtcgtccctcctcctccctcacctcctgctttgctaaTCTCACCACCATCCactgcctggattgatgtcggcatcccgtctagtgtgatagactatgctgctgcttcctccccctcgtcctcctccttctctgTCTCATCAACTCCTCCAAAAAatgtgggatatcaatcccctttaattgccgatgttggtaccccctaataacatttcccaattttttttttttgtaccctaaataaatgttatttttttaaaaaaatattagtttttattgtctcaaataaagtttgcaccaaatcacaccttgcgccgtatacacaaatcttgtctttgtaacacctgatgtgcaatgtctgacaatattaataaatttgttattttttattgttttatagggctgtcgctcattgtacttagatgttacaaacacaaacagcattgctcaatatgtcaagtttacaatgtaccatcacacaacaatttcagtatagataacgttggtttttgtgtgtaaccaacgttatcttttctgaaatcgtaaaacgattgagcccctgctgttagttttttggtgtcagcgaatgatttggaattttttttgggtaaatgatcagacgctgtcattgttggatcggcgagtttagaccgatccagcgatgtctttgttttaaacaagggaatattgggttactagcgcactgctttaaacactcaaataaaaagttaacaataccccacaaatataaaaaggtgtctaccacgtccctcgccgtcatctttccgcactgacactgtgattcccgcccgtaaagctgagcacagcgttgacttaataataaacgctgtgctgtgctttagggctggcacagtacgggaagttgacggcgatggacgtttcacacaccggagtgtaagtTTTTTTTGaactttttaaaattacatttacaatggtaaacatcgtgagtgtggcaaagcgcttttacccagattacacgggacttgctcttttttggtcgctgaagagctgtctgtgtgacagctctccagcaaccacgcgacaactaaacaacgatctcgatccagtcgtatcactggtcggtatcgttggataatag
This region of Ranitomeya imitator isolate aRanImi1 chromosome 1, aRanImi1.pri, whole genome shotgun sequence genomic DNA includes:
- the LOC138638602 gene encoding uncharacterized protein encodes the protein MKDRFRRGLKKEGQTRSGAAASRTSVYKYNRILQFLRPVLESRETHSSTRETVRPSGAVLCEAPSEHSQPSHSESRSAPPQSGEPAAGPSDVPLAEASGVPSFGSSRQRQRASDRAPMPEFLHLSTVFQNGFKALCDKMCNIERRLENIETDLSRPAKHFFNAIHNGMVEHLTPELQISVMQACNNAYVTALQQARVMQSATNMPAVPSLAAMTPTPAAEHHHRAPRAEGHRHRHHRTEPQSSEPDRPSRGHRRDADPHPEGERRKKKKKTTTTTSNTTLAMAAPTTTTRTQPGSTRSTPSTQAGSTRSTPSTQPGSTRSTPSTQPGSTRSRSSQPRTLVVPPPPSPPALLISPPSTAWIDVGIPSSVIDYAAASSPSSSSFSVSSTPPKNVGYQSPLIADVGTP